The Cytophagia bacterium CHB2 genome includes the window CGTCTGGCGAATTTGTTGAATCACACGATCGGCGAGACGTGGATTACGGATCTCGAACGTTTGCGCGCCCTGGAGCCGTTTGTTGATGATGCCGGCTTTCAGCAGGAGTTTATGGCAATCAAAAAATTCAATAAAGAACGCCTGGCGCGCGTGATTCAGGAAACGAATCATTTGAAGGTGTCACCGGATACTATCTTCGACATTCAAGTCAAGCGCTTTCACGAGTACAAGCGCCAGCTTTTGAATGCCATGCACATCATGCATCAATACTTCACTCTCGTCGAAGACGGCAAGGAACTCGCCGCGCCCCGAACATACATTATTGCCGGAAAAGCCGCGCCCGGATATTTCATGGCAAAGCTGATCATCAAGCTCATCAACAATATCGCGGATGTGGTGAATCATGATGCGGCGGTAAAAGACCAGATGAAGGTGGTGTTCATGCCGGATTATCGCGTGTCGCTGGCGGAAAAAATCATTCCGGCGGCGGATCTCAGCGAGCAAATTTCCACGGCCGGCAAGGAAGCCTCGGGCACGGGCAATATGAAATTCGCCATGAACGGTGCGCTCACGATTGGCACGCTCGACGGGGCGAACATCGAAATTCGTGACGAAGTGGGCGCGGAAAACATTTATATTTTTGGGTTGACGGCGGAGGAAGTCGCCGCCATGCGGCAAAACAACTCGTATCGCCCGCAGGATTATTATTTGCGTAGTCCCATGATTCGGCGGGTGGTGGATAGTCTGAATTCGAACCGCTTTTGCGAGCGGGAGCCGGGCTTGTTCCGCCCGATTTATGAAAAAATTATGGTAGCCGGCGACGAATATTTTCATGTCGCGGATTTGGAGTCGTACGCCGAGACGCAAATACGCGCGGCAGAGGAATACACGCAACCGCAGTTGTGGGCGCGCAAAGCCATTTTTAATGTGGCGCGTATCGGCAAATTTTCGAGCGACCGCACCGTGATGGAATATGCGCGCGAAATCTGGGATATCCGCCCGGTGTACCGTGAGGAGAGTCAAACAAACGGCGGAATGCCGCCCGCATAAATTCACATCATGTGAATTGCGGTTTCTGCAGCGGCTTGGCTGTTGCACATCAAAAATTTGACCCGGAAACATGAGAGCGCTGCCGGAGCTTGTCGAGGGCAACGAAGTTGTCTTCGACAGGTTCCGCCGGCAGATCGCGGCCCGCAGATTTCTGGCGGCGGATTTTGTCCGGGTGAAGAATTTTATCCGCGAAAGCAGTTATTGCCGTTATGTATTGTGGTAATCCATCACCTGCCATTTGACCTCAACTCTTGATACGGGCTGTAGACACGAAGACCCCGTCACCTCTTTTCACAACCTTGGCTTGACCGAAACGGCATCGCAATCGCTTGGCTGCACGATGCGGCTGTTGGT containing:
- a CDS encoding glycogen/starch/alpha-glucan phosphorylase, translating into IGADGKTKSVWLDWKLIIGVPHDMPIVGYDGETVNYLRLFAARASSEFDMEIFNQGDYLNAVADKIGTERISKVLYPSDKVQSGKELRLVQEYFLVACAIRDIVNTYLDKHKTFEMFPEKVAMQLNDTHPALSVAELMRILMDEHDLPWEKAWEITEATLGFTNHTLLPEALEKWTMPLMELVLPRHLQIILEINLRFLQHVAQIWPNDGARLQRMSIIEEGDPKHVRMAHLAMIGSHSINGVAELHTELVKKTLVPDFHQLWPHKFNNKTNGVTPRRWLQQANPRLANLLNHTIGETWITDLERLRALEPFVDDAGFQQEFMAIKKFNKERLARVIQETNHLKVSPDTIFDIQVKRFHEYKRQLLNAMHIMHQYFTLVEDGKELAAPRTYIIAGKAAPGYFMAKLIIKLINNIADVVNHDAAVKDQMKVVFMPDYRVSLAEKIIPAADLSEQISTAGKEASGTGNMKFAMNGALTIGTLDGANIEIRDEVGAENIYIFGLTAEEVAAMRQNNSYRPQDYYLRSPMIRRVVDSLNSNRFCEREPGLFRPIYEKIMVAGDEYFHVADLESYAETQIRAAEEYTQPQLWARKAIFNVARIGKFSSDRTVMEYAREIWDIRPVYREESQTNGGMPPA